gtagctcacttattttataattatctaattTTACACCCCAATAAAAATTTACTGCGAAccatttttagatttaaaataaagtagCTTTAACTTATCAATCAGTATCTACCGAGTTCTCAAGTGGTTATTCTACTAAAAGCAAGATGTAAAAATTCGTAGTTGTAACTGTTCTTTCCTCTCTCTGGCTTCTAAGTTTCTAAGTCAagtggattttatttttatatatctcaTACCTGCTCGGGCCAATAGTATAAATCGTTGTTATGTTATTAGtgattccaaaacaaactaatttactTCATATTAGTTTCAAtagttatttgatattttacatttaaataagaggatttttttcaatacaaataacATCTTTCAATgtacttcaaaattatttaaatgtcatTATGATTTCACCAGACATTTTCATAAAgtcttttttttatgttaagtgTAGATGATTCATCCTATTGCTAATTATTCTCGATCTAAAGTTTTGCCATCGAGAGATACAACTAGAACTGGATCATACGCTGGGAAACACTGCCGTTTACCAGTGTCTCGCTCCAAAGCATTCTGTGATCCTGTTCATGGGATTTATTGGCCATCAACAGTGTTTTCACAATGGCAACACGCACCAGCAGGTTCACGTACTCATTTATTGCGACCAAACGTACCTTCTTGGCTACAACCACAATTGTTTCGCCACGTTAATGGAACAGTATGTCCGTTACATCAAGTACTTCGATCAGAAACATCTCGATTTCCCACCAAACACCAGGAATCTTTTCGACTAGTGGAACTAAATGGTACTTTTAACTGCGAAGCCATTGAAGAGTGGTTAATAAATAACTCCAAATCTTCATATCCTGAAccattagaaaaaagaaaaacaaaatctttgaTTGCAAAATCAGAGGATAGTAATTCGACATTAGACTTCGTTTCTCGTTCACAACAAGACAATTCAGAAATACCTTTGATCACAAAAGCTCATGCAAGCGTCTTAGCAGGAAGAGCTAATGGTGAGATATTTTTCTGGCGATCACCAATTATTcccaatttaataaaaacattaaattcattgttttgttcgtttgaactaaatgtttcataaataccATACGTGATTGATCTTCAGTctgaatattaaattatgtttacgatattttggaaacaaaaaatgATATAATGAGGATTTAGTAGGGTATAATAATGTAACCGATTattaaaagttgtatatttttttagaCACGAGGTTTGACCTAGAAATATTTGCGGTAAAATCTCTGCTAATTgtcgattttttaaatttttactcaGAAAATACTAAAGCTTGCATAATATTTGCATTCTTTTTTTACCTtcgtgtttgttttgaatttcgcgcaaagctccacgaggtctatctgcattagccgtccctgattcagcactgtaaggctagagggaaagcagcttgtcatcaccacccaccgttaattCATGGGGTATTCTTCtacttacgaatagtgggattaaccattgCATTACAACGCCCACAAGGTTGAAAATGGGCGCATCTgtggttcgaactcgcgacccaaCTACTACGACTCTATCatcctaaccatctagccatgccgggccgaaattaTTTCTTCGTACTTCATAAGATAATTTTAGGATTTGctaccttttgtttttcttacacttGTTTTTTCATATAGATATACTAGATACTCATTAACTCATCTCATTTGGGATAAAATAAGATATACAGGAAGGAATAAAGGTATTCTTGTTGTCTGTATCTAGTTCAGTAAGAAACTATAACATTTTACATAGGAATGTTAATACGAGTCACAAAGACAagtaaaatagtataattaatgttgttttgttttccattttcattAAGATGTCGGTAAAAGAAGTGTAGAGACggaagtaaaaaaacaatttagtaTGGAACAGCAAAAAAAATTGAGTAATGTTGACAACCATAAACTACTCCATCTATACTGCATCAATACAGTAGAAGAGGATAAAAGAGAACAGAACTCTAATGTTAACGAGCACTGTAATGCAAGTATAAAAAGTGACAAACTGAATGATAAAAGTACTGTTATTTTTGGAACTATAGCAAGGGATGGTAATGAAGATAATTCtagttttgtgaataaaaatgGAGAAGATCGTGATAAACAACTCTTGGTTGGAGTTCACGATCAgaatgttgttaattttaaaaatgatgaaGAAAAGGTTCATGAGGAGCAAAATCTGACTCCCGTTCATGAACAGACAGATATTTCTTTGGATTTTAAAAGACTAACTCAACCAAATTGGATTGATGGTTATTCGCACGATGCTGATAACTCCCAAAACATTGAAGGAATGGTTGATATAGTAATAAATGAATTTGATCTTAAAGAACCGAGCAACATAAGCTTTGAAGATAGCAAAGAAAAAGCTAGTGATGACCGGAAACTGACTGATACTCAAGAGCACGTTGCTGTCATTACCGAATATGTTGAaggtaaaactaaagaaaagccGACTGATATATCTATTTCCCATAATTCATTCGGAGAAAATGTTTGTGACATTGAAGATAAGAAGGAAGTAGACACACAAGAATTTGTTGACATTGATGTTGCTTCGATTAAAGAGAAAATATCTGAACCAGAAGAGGTGACAATCAAGTATAATTTGACCAGTAGTGAAGATTATACAGAAATGACTTTTTCCAATCGAAATTCATTTGTGGAACAGGAAATTGAAGATTATAAACACAACACTGCCAACTCTGTGTCATCGAATTCTTTAGTAATTAGCTCAGCTTATTTTAATACGAAAGAAAATTACAGTTCACATTCAAAGAATGGTCATTATGATTATTTCAGCCAAAAATGTTCAACAGCCACTAACTATGTACTGCTTCATGAAAATGAAGAAAGCAGCGTGGTGAATATGCAAAACTTAAAGCTTGACGATTTCGCATTAACAGACACTGACTGTAGTTTTAATTGTAAAGTTGAAAGACACAACTGTACTGTAGGAAAAGTTTCCCAGAAATCCTCTCTTGATTACAGTTTAATTACTGACACATCAATTAATACTATACCTTCTTGCAAACgaggttttaaagaaaaaaaactcagAAAGACTACTTCGTTTACTATTCTCAGCTCTCCTACAATGCAACTGCAGTTAAAACCAGAGACTTGTGCCGAAATAATCGAAGCACTGAACATGAGCGTCAAATTTCATCCGGATTCTTTTAGCGATTCATCCAAAGGAAGTTTGAGAAGCTCATTTAAATGCTCATCTAACCGAAAATCGGAGGAAGGTAcatacaataaacataaaaattcaagtttaattcatgaaaatattaGTAAAGGACATTCTGAAGACACTAAAGCTTTTGATGATTCTAAAGACCCAAATCGTTCCGGTTTAGCAGGAAAACACATTTCAAGacttaatatttcaacaataaactcAAAATCAAAGCAAATTCTGACGACATCATCTTATGATACTCAAGAAAGATGCAGAATAAATGAAGcggaagagaaaaatataaacatgaaaaatatgatCAGAAGAGAAACTTTATTTGAAAACACCAGTATTTCAGATACGAATTCAGAAAGTAGAAATCAGGATATTTCGCTTTTAAAGTTAGAAATTAAGAAAACGCATACTAATTTAGACAGTATACAGAGCTGCAAAGGAGACTGTATATCTTCTAATCCGGGACAAAACACACAAGAAGTAAAACAAGCATCGGCAAAGTTCAGTAAATCCTCTTTCAAACCACAGAAATGTACAGGCAACACTAATGACATAGACGTTCAGCTTTCATCAGATGAGGACTTCGTGGAAAGCAAACACGAATCTTCAATGTCTTTGTATACTAAATGGGGACAAGTACTTCAAGCATCTTGTGAAGGATTGGTTGAAGAATTAAAGCACCATCTGTCAGACAAAGAAGCTACTTGTATTCAGCGTTGTTTATCGGGCTTGAAACAACGTTGTGCTTTTACACCACCATTTTTGTTTCCATTTAGTTACAATCCTGCTTTGCGTTCTATCTTTCCTTTAATAATAAGCAGTCTAGAAGCGGTTACTACAGCAGCATACAACATGGCAACTTTGTATGACATTCTTCAAGGTGGGTACTTTCCAAACATTGATGCTGAAGCTAGATTAGCTAGAAAAAAGAATTGTCACAATATTACATTACAGCTTTTTGATGTGATGTCGAACACAAGTAAATATTGTGGAGAACTGGCGAAATCATTAAACTTGGGACGTGCATCCTGTTTAGTTAGTCCCTGTGATCCACAGCTTGAAAAATTAATAAGACAAAATTTACCAGAAGGAATCAAAACGGCAAGAAACCAGCACGTATTGGCAACTGTAGGTTCATCACCATTTTTAGGAAAGACCTGTTCAATCAATAGAAGTGACCTTTCTGCTTTACGAAATCCGTGGTTGCAAAATTCAGATATGGAACAGAGAGGAAAGTTTCCCAGGTATATATAATTACCTTCACTTTGTTATTTTGATTAAccaataaagatatttaaattgtacCAAAAGCGGATAATTAGAGTTTGTGTTACTAAGCCTAAACAGATTTAAATTTATAGAATTATATACAGTTGTTGTTTACTAAATTAATCTTTCTTAACTCTGTTTATCTATCTATCCATTCATCTTTGCGTCcgtttgtttatctgtttttattgCACTTGTAAGTGAAGTAACCTTACACATTTAATTTTAACCGTAACCtgacaatataatttttaacctAGTGGAGCACAATGGTATAAACCAAGAAAAAAATCTTCCAAACAAGAAGTCAAACCAAACTTTCAAAATGCCGATCAGAATAAAATAGCACCAGATATTCCTTTAAATATTCCCAAAAAAAAGATGACACAGAAAGTAGTCCAGAGTTATGATGAAAAGCTAAGTTCACATCTACCAAGCAGAGAAATTTTCACCCACACAGaggtaattataaaacaaatactgttatCAAATATTCTAATTCATTTATACAAAATTGTTAAATtcgtaaaacaataataatgtattattaatatgtatatcGTGATTCTTGCCATTTTAGAGATGGACAAATATGACAATCACTAAAGCAGTCAACTGAAGTTACTTATAATTGTATTTTGTGCCTTATTACACTCAATGGGTTGTGAAAGTTTCGGTTAATatgcatttgttttaataacactgtaggtcattaatattttttcttcttgttcgTTTAAAGATATGTATAATgaaatgaagtattattttactgCATAAGAATTATTTAGTTGTAGATATGTAATCATTATATACAATGGAATCacgttgtttaattttttaaacaaaattttcctTGTGAATCATCAATATGAATCTTTTAGAGATGGTCGATAATGTTTAGCCTTAAGTTTTAAGTTGTTATTTTCTTAACGTAAATAGTTTGTTCttttttgatttattaataaaattttattttgaaagtaatgaAGATGGGGCACATTTGTGGCGCAGGTGCTCTAAGGTAATAGTAAggtaatgtttgaaaaaaaattataaatttttgcaGAATGCGGTCGAAATGTATTCCATGTATTTTGGAAGTAACTGTTTTAAACTTTCTAAGGATTTTGGAGTTATTAACTTATATCTTTTGTGattttactgtttgtattttcAAGGATTGTTTGAGGATTTTGAACACTTTGTACAACATGAAAGAAAGCGAATTTCTTCGTCATCCTGTATCAGAAACTTTCGTaagttttgttaatgtttgaaGAGAGTCAAGTGTTACAAGTTGTTTTAAACAAAGGTTCTTTCTATGTATAAAGcggtaatatatgtatatgaacgTGTTTTCAACACTTCTTGGTGAAAGTATGAAAAACACAACGTGTCTAAAGTTGGCAGCAGTTACTGACCTTAAACTTAGTTCTTGTACCCATTTCACTATCTGAAAAACCTGTAAGAAATATCAGTGACCTCTGAGTGAATCCTagtgtatttatttgtatttatttacttatcttgTATAACTTCGTTCAATTCGTATAAAAATAGACTTACCTCTAACAAGCAATACCTAGTGTTCTGAAAACGTTACAGATACCACTTTTTTATTCAGTACTTCATTATGTTAGAAACAAATTTGTGAAACATAGTTTAATAATCATTAATCATGCTTGAAATAGAAGATTGTATAGACTAAAAACCAGAGAAAAACTCACTTATTGCGGTTGACAGAATATTGCAGAAAACTTGCCATACTTAGTGTAGACTACAAAGAATAAGTCTAGCTGAAGGTTACGACAAAAATATTTCGGtagaaatttgtgaaaataaCATGCAGCACGTTGAAATATGTTCTATCATTGAGCTGGTgtttttggattatttggtaaaagcaATATGAATTCTAATCCATGTaagagtaattaattaatttacttctaaaattaagttttaataaatacagGCTACATTCACCGGTTGGTCTAATTTCAGTAGAAATTCCTAAACTATTGTATGCCTAATtcacaaataaacttacttgtagGATTTACTCACTAATCAAATAACAAATGTTCTAACTTAcggtttattttaataactccATCACTATATAACATATTAACTAACACTAAAACTCCTTAAGTTAATGAAATGCATAATATACTACTATTTCTACTTCTTAGAGGAGTACTTAACAAATTATGAGATTTCTAGATCTTCTGTCGTAATGATGTCATGAGGTACTCTCtcaatcaaacaaaattaatttaaaatataaaaatatagcttacaacaatataatgaTAAAGTATATAGAGTATGTTAAGCACATATTCTTGAGCTTTGAAAATTAAGGTATGTGCAATGGGCATTCCTGCAGAATTAGGCACTAAATATATATCAAGGTACACTTTAGTATGAGTAATCCAAGTTCGTAATAGAGTCAAAGCtcaattatacaaatattaagaGTAATTTCATTTCTGATAACAACAGACAGTTAAACTTAAATCTTAAATgctaacataaaatataaaatgtcattttatgTTTAAACCTAAGAACAAGTGGTTTATTTTCGtcttattcattttaaatatgatCAACTTTCTGACAACAAATTACAATCTATACTTTCAAAAGCAATATTTTGAGTTTATAGCTTCtgctaaaatatgtttattgcCCGAAAAGCAACTACTTATGAATATTTCTTTTGCCGTTTTTCCAGTTAGGAATGTCATTATCAAACCGAATTAATTTGGTATAAGTTCATATACTGtgcacccggcatggccaggtggttaaggcgctcgactcgcaatctgagggtcgcgggttcgaaactcagtcacaccaaatgtgctcgctctttcagccatggggtgttataatgttatggtcaatcccactattcgttggtaaaagtggagtccaacagttggcggtgggtggtgatgactaactgctttccctctagtcttacattgcaaaagtagggacggctagcacagctaacctttatgtagctttgcgcgaaattcaaaaccaaaaacaaacataaactatgTATGTCTGGTAATGATAGCACCGAAGAAAAATGCGGcaacaaaaatagtaataatgtaatgtaagaaaaaatatgGCACAATAAAACTTATATTGGTGAGAATGATACTGATAAAAAATGCACCAGCAGCAGGGGCTGTTGGCGCTGCAGCCTCAGGCTTGAGCTGAATAAAGGCCCATTATGAGGTTTAGTTCTTTTACCTTAGGCTTTAGCCCCAATCATAATAGACCAGGTAGAAACACTGAGCCCTAAAGCCCTCTAATCTTTAATTCGCCTCTAAACagccaactcatggactactctattaccaatgaacagtgagatAGATTGatccgttactttataacgcacccacagctgaaagggcgagcatgttttgtggaaCCCGAATTTGAACCTGCGAATCAAATGCCATAActacctggccattctgggccttATATAACTTCTTGTTAAGAACTTATAATTCGAGCATTGAgcttaagaaattattttcagttaaaaatatcaaatttttattcctttttaaaattgtattattagCTATGAATGAAGTTTTTTCCCCCTAAGTAACGTACCAACAAGTGTATAAATGTATCGtgaaatactatattatttaatgttcaaAGAAGCGTTTAAAAGTTTTTATGGCAGTtttctgtaagtaaaatattataaatttcttttagtATCTTGATTACTATAAAGTGGCAAAACACCCTATGTGCATGGACTTGATCGCTTACAAGCTACGACAGAGAATTTATAAGAAGTTGGAAGAATTTATGGAAGATTTCCGTCACATATTCAGCAGTGTTTATCTTTA
This genomic window from Tachypleus tridentatus isolate NWPU-2018 chromosome 10, ASM421037v1, whole genome shotgun sequence contains:
- the LOC143228357 gene encoding uncharacterized protein LOC143228357, with amino-acid sequence MIHPIANYSRSKVLPSRDTTRTGSYAGKHCRLPVSRSKAFCDPVHGIYWPSTVFSQWQHAPAGSRTHLLRPNVPSWLQPQLFRHVNGTVCPLHQVLRSETSRFPTKHQESFRLVELNGTFNCEAIEEWLINNSKSSYPEPLEKRKTKSLIAKSEDSNSTLDFVSRSQQDNSEIPLITKAHASVLAGRANDVGKRSVETEVKKQFSMEQQKKLSNVDNHKLLHLYCINTVEEDKREQNSNVNEHCNASIKSDKLNDKSTVIFGTIARDGNEDNSSFVNKNGEDRDKQLLVGVHDQNVVNFKNDEEKVHEEQNLTPVHEQTDISLDFKRLTQPNWIDGYSHDADNSQNIEGMVDIVINEFDLKEPSNISFEDSKEKASDDRKLTDTQEHVAVITEYVEGKTKEKPTDISISHNSFGENVCDIEDKKEVDTQEFVDIDVASIKEKISEPEEVTIKYNLTSSEDYTEMTFSNRNSFVEQEIEDYKHNTANSVSSNSLVISSAYFNTKENYSSHSKNGHYDYFSQKCSTATNYVLLHENEESSVVNMQNLKLDDFALTDTDCSFNCKVERHNCTVGKVSQKSSLDYSLITDTSINTIPSCKRGFKEKKLRKTTSFTILSSPTMQLQLKPETCAEIIEALNMSVKFHPDSFSDSSKGSLRSSFKCSSNRKSEEGTYNKHKNSSLIHENISKGHSEDTKAFDDSKDPNRSGLAGKHISRLNISTINSKSKQILTTSSYDTQERCRINEAEEKNINMKNMIRRETLFENTSISDTNSESRNQDISLLKLEIKKTHTNLDSIQSCKGDCISSNPGQNTQEVKQASAKFSKSSFKPQKCTGNTNDIDVQLSSDEDFVESKHESSMSLYTKWGQVLQASCEGLVEELKHHLSDKEATCIQRCLSGLKQRCAFTPPFLFPFSYNPALRSIFPLIISSLEAVTTAAYNMATLYDILQGGYFPNIDAEARLARKKNCHNITLQLFDVMSNTSKYCGELAKSLNLGRASCLVSPCDPQLEKLIRQNLPEGIKTARNQHVLATVGSSPFLGKTCSINRSDLSALRNPWLQNSDMEQRGKFPSGAQWYKPRKKSSKQEVKPNFQNADQNKIAPDIPLNIPKKKMTQKVVQSYDEKLSSHLPSREIFTHTEDCLRILNTLYNMKESEFLRHPVSETFYLDYYKVAKHPMCMDLIAYKLRQRIYKKLEEFMEDFRHIFSSVYLYNAASVFCLKIIRIYV